A DNA window from Turicibacter sp. TJ11 contains the following coding sequences:
- a CDS encoding DEAD/DEAH box helicase family protein — protein MSFIDLDIRDEYRSLTNNIIEEFYTPILSKSIIYQRAVGFFSSTALVELSKGITHLVRNGGKIQVVASPRLSEEDISAINKGIELRDEVIVKNLKASLYDATSYFEEERLNLICNLIAKGILEVRIAIMTSGDNQVCMYHEKMGLMSDDLGNSIAFTGSMNETSTAFNYNYETIEVYKSWTHDRNRVLAKENAFNTIWNNNEPNIEVVKFEEVTEELFKKYQKNNTIDLSLDNEDQLPKEVKDLKITDFKLPPSLQLYDYQQQAILNWKNNGYCGIFSMATGTGKTITSLAACIELYNDLKSNLGVIIVCPYQHLVEQWVDEANLFNMKPIIGYSKSSQLNWYIRLKNNIKAFEKGTKNHFCFITTNATFATEKVQKVIKKITKNTLIIIDEAHNFGAYKLSKTLPENIPYRIALSATISRKNDEEGTKYLSAYFKEKCIDYTIEEAIKNKRLTPYYYYPIIVSLTDDERFEYIELSKKIIKHCKFDKDGNVSISESGKMLLIQRSRIVAGAKNKLSTLKRVMKDHLNDSHMLFYCGATSGRYDDVESLDIDECEIRQIDAAVDLLGNKLGLKVAKYTSTEDIPTRLQLKDSLASGTKLQGLVAIRCLDEGVDIPSIKKAFILASSTNPKEYIQRRGRVLRKFKDKDYAEIYDFVTLPYPLETDDIPLEQLNFYKSLIKNEVDRIKEFSGISLNPSESFNTIYKIIESYDRIIDWSYEDE, from the coding sequence GTGAGTTTTATAGATTTGGATATAAGAGATGAATACAGGAGTTTAACAAACAATATTATAGAGGAGTTTTATACTCCTATTCTATCAAAATCAATTATTTATCAACGGGCAGTCGGTTTTTTTTCTTCAACGGCTTTAGTTGAATTATCGAAAGGAATTACTCACTTAGTGAGAAATGGAGGTAAAATTCAAGTAGTAGCCTCACCTCGGCTCTCTGAAGAAGATATTAGCGCTATTAATAAAGGGATTGAACTTAGAGATGAAGTGATTGTGAAGAACTTGAAGGCAAGTTTATATGATGCAACTAGTTACTTTGAAGAAGAGCGGTTAAATTTAATCTGTAATCTTATCGCTAAAGGGATACTAGAGGTAAGAATTGCTATTATGACATCTGGTGATAATCAGGTATGTATGTATCACGAAAAGATGGGATTGATGAGTGATGATTTAGGAAACTCTATTGCATTTACAGGTTCAATGAACGAGACAAGTACTGCGTTTAACTATAATTATGAAACAATTGAAGTTTATAAGTCTTGGACACATGATAGAAATAGAGTATTAGCTAAAGAAAATGCATTTAACACAATTTGGAATAATAATGAGCCAAATATCGAAGTTGTTAAATTTGAAGAGGTTACGGAAGAATTGTTTAAAAAGTATCAAAAGAACAATACGATAGATTTAAGTTTAGACAATGAAGATCAACTACCAAAGGAGGTAAAAGACTTAAAAATAACAGATTTCAAGTTGCCTCCTAGTTTACAACTTTATGATTACCAACAACAAGCAATATTGAACTGGAAAAATAATGGTTATTGTGGGATTTTTAGTATGGCCACAGGAACTGGGAAAACGATAACCAGTTTAGCAGCCTGCATCGAGCTATATAACGATTTAAAATCTAATCTAGGTGTGATCATTGTTTGCCCGTATCAACATCTTGTAGAGCAGTGGGTAGATGAAGCTAATTTGTTTAATATGAAACCAATCATCGGTTATTCTAAATCTTCACAATTGAATTGGTACATTCGCTTAAAAAATAACATAAAGGCTTTTGAAAAGGGGACAAAAAATCATTTTTGTTTTATTACAACGAACGCAACATTTGCAACAGAAAAAGTACAAAAGGTGATAAAGAAAATAACTAAAAATACGTTGATTATCATTGATGAGGCACATAACTTTGGTGCGTATAAGTTATCTAAAACATTACCTGAAAATATTCCTTATCGAATTGCACTTTCAGCTACAATTAGTCGAAAAAATGATGAAGAAGGAACAAAGTACTTATCTGCGTACTTTAAAGAAAAATGTATCGATTATACGATTGAAGAAGCTATTAAGAATAAACGATTAACTCCTTATTATTATTATCCTATTATTGTCTCATTAACAGATGATGAAAGGTTTGAGTACATAGAGTTATCTAAGAAAATTATAAAACATTGTAAGTTTGATAAAGATGGAAATGTATCCATTAGTGAGAGCGGGAAGATGTTATTAATTCAAAGATCTCGAATTGTAGCAGGAGCGAAAAATAAATTATCGACACTGAAGCGGGTGATGAAGGATCATCTTAATGATTCTCATATGTTATTTTATTGTGGTGCCACAAGTGGAAGATACGATGATGTTGAAAGTTTAGACATTGATGAGTGCGAAATTAGGCAAATTGATGCCGCCGTTGATTTGTTAGGAAATAAATTAGGCTTAAAAGTGGCTAAATATACGTCAACGGAGGATATCCCAACTAGGCTGCAGCTTAAGGATTCCTTAGCAAGTGGCACAAAATTACAGGGCTTAGTTGCTATTAGATGTTTGGATGAGGGGGTCGATATTCCTAGCATTAAAAAGGCGTTTATCTTAGCTAGTAGTACGAACCCAAAAGAATATATTCAGCGAAGAGGGAGAGTTTTAAGAAAGTTTAAGGATAAGGATTATGCCGAAATTTATGACTTTGTAACTTTACCGTATCCTTTAGAGACGGATGATATTCCGTTAGAGCAGTTAAATTTTTATAAATCTCTCATTAAAAATGAAGTTGATAGGATAAAGGAGTTTTCTGGTATTTCTTTAAATCCTTCAGAGTCATTTAATACAATTTATAAGATAATAGAGAGCTATGATAGAATAATTGATTGGAGTTATGAAGATGAGTAG
- a CDS encoding DUF2922 family protein — protein sequence MEETYTLTCKFKDTKNKTRSIMINNPTEDLSDDKIKDFMNCVIDDEILIIDDLDPDLKYASILGAELTTKTVEEIDLV from the coding sequence ATGGAAGAAACATACACACTCACTTGCAAGTTTAAAGATACTAAAAACAAAACACGTTCAATTATGATTAATAATCCAACCGAGGATTTAAGTGACGATAAAATCAAAGACTTCATGAACTGTGTCATTGATGATGAAATTTTAATCATTGATGACTTAGATCCTGACTTAAAATATGCAAGTATTTTAGGGGCAGAATTAACAACGAAAACAGTTGAAGAAATTGATTTAGTTTAA
- a CDS encoding DUF4007 family protein: protein MGFGQHQSFYLREGWLHKGLEAITQDNTLLTQKDAFEKLGIGKNMIASLRFWLVACGVAEYDVKNKSYHITEMGQLIFNNDSNLNLNFSKALIHYYLAKNSDIADLNGSKSATIIYWFFNELEGTVFEKQFLLDQYTKWATMQKDVAENSLKRDIECLIQMYDVNNTYFDPEDVLHSPLADLKLLTKTDYISKMDGNLSFIPNEIILLSICDYLSVHDVDSITLNELVNEKTLPGKIFNLKQSDLLEVVYSLKKQGLIEFTQTNNLDTIHLKKRDLNCISIIEDYYMESRKLDGTII, encoded by the coding sequence ATGGGATTTGGCCAACATCAAAGTTTTTATCTGCGAGAGGGATGGCTACATAAAGGATTAGAAGCAATTACTCAAGATAATACCCTATTAACACAAAAAGATGCATTTGAAAAATTAGGAATTGGAAAAAATATGATCGCTTCCTTACGCTTTTGGTTAGTGGCGTGTGGAGTAGCAGAGTACGATGTGAAAAACAAATCATACCACATAACTGAAATGGGGCAATTGATTTTTAATAATGACTCAAATTTAAATTTAAACTTTTCTAAAGCTCTAATTCATTATTACTTAGCTAAAAATTCCGATATCGCTGATTTGAATGGAAGTAAAAGTGCGACGATTATCTACTGGTTCTTTAATGAGCTAGAAGGAACGGTATTTGAAAAACAATTCTTACTAGATCAGTATACGAAGTGGGCGACGATGCAAAAAGACGTAGCAGAAAATTCTCTGAAGCGGGATATTGAATGTTTAATCCAAATGTATGATGTTAATAACACCTACTTTGATCCAGAAGATGTGCTTCACAGTCCGTTAGCTGATCTGAAATTATTAACGAAAACAGATTATATTAGTAAAATGGACGGAAATCTTTCCTTTATACCAAATGAAATCATTTTATTAAGTATTTGCGATTATTTATCAGTACATGATGTGGACTCAATCACCTTAAATGAGCTAGTGAATGAGAAAACACTACCAGGTAAAATATTTAATTTAAAGCAATCGGATCTTTTAGAGGTCGTTTATTCTCTGAAAAAACAAGGATTAATAGAATTTACTCAAACGAATAACCTAGACACAATTCATCTAAAAAAACGTGATTTAAATTGTATCTCAATCATAGAAGATTATTATATGGAAAGTAGGAAATTAGATGGAACAATCATTTAA
- a CDS encoding sugar O-acetyltransferase — MKERIYYVRGTDELRKKALRAAKLVRAINMHDLEDDKGKEELIRELFGTVGESPCVEDNFHCDLGTNIHVGDHFYAGFNCTILDMAEVRIGDHCMFGPNVSLYTAGHKITPRNRNKDGYGIPITIGNDVWIGGSSVILPGVSIGDNSIVAAGSVVTKDVPSNVIVAGNPAKVLRVIEEE, encoded by the coding sequence GTGAAAGAAAGAATTTATTATGTTCGTGGCACTGATGAACTTCGAAAAAAAGCTTTACGTGCAGCGAAATTAGTACGTGCGATCAATATGCACGATTTAGAAGATGATAAAGGTAAAGAGGAATTAATTCGTGAGTTATTTGGAACAGTGGGAGAATCGCCTTGTGTTGAAGATAATTTCCATTGTGATTTAGGAACGAATATTCACGTTGGAGATCATTTTTATGCAGGATTTAACTGTACGATTTTAGATATGGCAGAAGTTCGTATTGGTGATCATTGTATGTTTGGTCCAAATGTCAGCCTATATACTGCTGGTCATAAGATTACTCCGAGAAATAGAAATAAGGACGGGTATGGTATTCCTATTACAATAGGAAACGATGTTTGGATTGGTGGAAGTAGTGTTATTTTACCTGGGGTCAGTATTGGAGATAACTCCATTGTCGCTGCGGGATCAGTGGTTACTAAAGACGTTCCATCAAATGTGATTGTAGCTGGAAATCCTGCTAAAGTTTTAAGAGTAATTGAAGAAGAATAA
- a CDS encoding DUF1659 domain-containing protein — translation MEEIYDRKLSIYMKDGFDEEGKDITKTKTFSNVRLDTTDEELSNFRDKYIALAAGTHTKSVVADYRLID, via the coding sequence ATGGAAGAAATTTATGATCGCAAGTTATCCATCTATATGAAGGATGGATTTGATGAGGAAGGAAAAGACATCACGAAAACGAAAACTTTTTCAAATGTGCGCCTAGATACAACGGATGAAGAGTTATCAAACTTTAGAGATAAGTACATTGCTTTAGCAGCGGGAACACATACGAAATCAGTCGTCGCAGACTATCGTTTAATCGACTAA
- a CDS encoding AAA family ATPase, whose translation MNQTLKDWIDYIYRVGDKLDEFLTTVHTPTRDILKIEFLKFLMYLCTSDCTVSDQQVTFIKKYLGYNLSPNDIKEMINQNQTYRIDFENNIPYSMKLFVTADNEEFDDHFLISEYLYTVYSILGESFLNCDLAATEDEKRSNQNQNFDTYLRRIKGFIRTEVRREFIENKAIVIKQIKNIMNQLYEYGDELDELLTMIRIPFREILKIELLNFLVYLSSLCWTEPDHVAKFIKEYLDYDLSCNEIKKRMNKIDYENYKSAIPIGMYLCVMADNNHFYDFLVSHYLYRIYYILGRLFLMCEPFSINSGVQYLNKYLTTLDDFIGTQVIRENSDGDFKYQYQSLIDSFNLDLNDWLDELGVWNYSMEYAGYPYKSDLMLDRYHDWNAYIKFHGFISASDTDFNTRRRLETFREYYRLSDLDLGDVIEYDKLEAKLDSDSLKELEEDKSEINEIEENETPDSIDDLEIDFDLEDLMKELEEEEDKSEINEVEENETPDLIDNLDIDFDLEDLLEELEEEKRVINEVQENETPDSIDDLDIDFDLEDLLEELEEEKRVVDEVEENETLDSIDDLDIDFDLEDLLEELEEEEENSEINKMQENETPDSIDDLEIDFDLEDLLEELEVEEDKSEINEVEENETPDLIDDLALYFDLEELLKALEDLLEELEEEKRVINEVQENETPDLIDDLNLDLDLDEIMEHDELEEKSEVREKDSDLLKELEEEEDKSEINEVQENETLDSIEDLDLDIDLDLDDIIEYDELEEKSEVYENEDDLLKESEEERAINEMENEASDSIDDLDIDLDLDEIMEYDELEEKSEVYENENDLLKESEEERAINEMEENRESDLTESIDDLLQQLDSLTGLENVKEEVHSLINLLRIRKIREERGLINIPLSLHLIFSGNPGTGKTTVARLLGEIYHRLDVLSKGHLVELNCSTLAGGYVEQTTLKLTEVVEKSLGGILFVNEPYSLMINKLDNDLVNALLTAMEVHRDDFIMIVSGSPEPMDEFLNSYPELHAQFNKQIHFSDYSSDELVHIFEGMCHHAGYRVSVDCTTYVRHYFEKRCLERDINFKNGREVRDFFEKAMMNQANRLSMTQNITDQNLIELTVEDVEQTVLDLGQQLGHKKVKFLSGLSRKLMTLFRR comes from the coding sequence ATGAATCAAACTTTAAAAGATTGGATTGATTATATTTATCGTGTTGGAGATAAGTTGGATGAGTTTTTGACAACAGTTCATACACCGACTAGAGATATTTTAAAGATAGAGTTCTTGAAATTCTTAATGTATTTATGCACATCAGATTGTACAGTCAGTGATCAACAGGTAACCTTTATCAAGAAATACTTAGGTTATAATTTATCACCTAACGATATCAAAGAAATGATAAATCAAAATCAAACTTACCGTATTGATTTTGAAAATAATATACCCTACAGCATGAAGCTATTTGTCACAGCTGATAACGAAGAATTTGATGATCATTTTTTAATAAGCGAGTATTTATATACTGTTTATTCTATTTTAGGGGAATCGTTTTTGAACTGTGACTTGGCTGCGACAGAGGATGAAAAGAGAAGTAATCAGAATCAAAATTTTGATACTTATTTAAGAAGAATCAAAGGCTTTATTAGAACAGAAGTGAGACGTGAATTCATTGAAAATAAAGCCATAGTAATTAAACAAATCAAAAATATTATGAATCAATTATATGAATACGGAGATGAACTAGACGAACTATTGACGATGATTAGAATACCTTTTAGAGAGATTCTAAAAATAGAATTATTGAATTTTTTAGTGTATCTATCTTCGTTATGCTGGACAGAACCTGATCATGTAGCAAAGTTTATTAAAGAATACTTAGATTATGATTTATCGTGTAATGAAATTAAAAAGCGTATGAATAAAATAGATTATGAAAATTATAAGAGCGCTATACCGATTGGTATGTATTTATGTGTTATGGCAGATAATAACCACTTCTATGATTTTTTAGTCAGTCATTACTTATACCGTATTTATTATATTTTAGGAAGATTATTTTTAATGTGTGAACCGTTTAGTATAAATAGTGGTGTTCAATATCTTAATAAGTATTTAACAACACTAGATGATTTTATTGGAACACAAGTGATACGTGAAAATAGTGATGGTGATTTTAAGTATCAATACCAGTCTTTAATAGACTCTTTTAATTTAGATTTAAATGATTGGCTAGATGAATTAGGTGTCTGGAATTATTCAATGGAATACGCTGGATATCCATATAAATCAGATTTGATGCTTGATCGCTATCATGATTGGAATGCTTACATAAAATTTCATGGATTTATAAGCGCTTCTGATACTGATTTTAATACACGTCGACGTTTAGAGACCTTTAGAGAATATTATCGATTATCAGATTTGGATTTAGGTGATGTTATAGAATACGATAAATTAGAGGCAAAGTTAGATAGTGACTCTCTGAAAGAATTAGAAGAAGACAAGAGTGAGATTAATGAAATTGAGGAGAATGAAACTCCGGATTCAATAGATGATTTAGAGATAGATTTTGATTTAGAAGACTTGATGAAAGAATTAGAAGAGGAAGAAGACAAGAGTGAGATTAATGAGGTGGAGGAGAACGAAACCCCAGATTTAATAGATAATTTAGATATAGATTTTGATTTAGAAGACTTGCTGGAAGAATTAGAAGAAGAAAAGAGAGTGATTAATGAAGTGCAGGAGAATGAAACTCCGGATTCAATAGATGATTTAGATATAGATTTTGACTTAGAAGACTTGCTGGAAGAATTAGAAGAAGAAAAGAGAGTGGTTGATGAGGTGGAGGAGAACGAAACCCTAGATTCAATAGATGATTTAGATATAGATTTTGATTTAGAAGACTTGTTGGAAGAATTAGAAGAGGAAGAAGAAAATAGTGAGATTAATAAGATGCAGGAGAATGAAACTCCGGATTCAATAGATGATTTAGAGATAGATTTTGATTTAGAAGACTTGTTGGAAGAATTAGAAGTGGAAGAAGATAAGAGTGAAATTAATGAGGTGGAGGAGAATGAAACTCCAGATTTAATAGATGATTTAGCCCTATATTTTGATTTAGAAGAGCTGCTGAAAGCATTAGAAGACTTGCTGGAAGAATTAGAAGAAGAAAAGAGAGTAATTAATGAAGTGCAGGAGAATGAAACTCCAGATTTAATAGATGATTTAAACCTAGATTTAGATTTGGATGAGATCATGGAACACGATGAATTAGAGGAGAAGTCAGAGGTTCGTGAAAAGGATAGTGACTTGCTGAAAGAATTAGAAGAGGAAGAAGACAAGAGTGAGATTAATGAGGTACAGGAGAACGAAACCCTAGATTCAATAGAAGACTTAGATTTAGACATCGATTTGGATTTGGATGACATTATAGAATACGATGAATTAGAAGAGAAGTCAGAGGTTTATGAAAATGAGGATGACTTACTGAAAGAATCAGAAGAAGAGAGAGCGATTAACGAGATGGAGAATGAAGCTTCAGATTCAATAGACGATTTAGACATCGATTTGGATTTGGATGAGATCATGGAATACGATGAATTAGAAGAGAAGTCAGAGGTTTATGAAAATGAGAATGACTTGCTGAAAGAATCAGAAGAAGAGAGAGCGATTAACGAGATGGAGGAGAATAGAGAATCAGATTTAACGGAATCAATAGATGATTTATTACAACAACTTGATTCACTAACTGGCTTAGAAAATGTAAAGGAAGAGGTTCATTCATTAATTAACTTACTACGCATTAGAAAAATTCGTGAAGAAAGAGGACTAATCAATATTCCGTTATCGTTACATCTCATTTTTTCGGGTAATCCTGGAACAGGAAAAACTACCGTTGCCAGGTTATTAGGTGAAATTTATCATCGTTTAGATGTTCTTTCGAAAGGGCATTTAGTTGAATTGAATTGTTCAACATTAGCGGGAGGTTATGTCGAACAGACAACGCTCAAATTGACAGAAGTGGTTGAAAAATCATTAGGTGGTATTCTTTTTGTTAATGAACCCTACTCGTTAATGATTAATAAATTGGATAATGATTTGGTTAACGCGCTTTTAACAGCGATGGAAGTTCATCGAGATGATTTTATTATGATTGTGTCAGGATCGCCTGAACCTATGGATGAATTTTTAAATTCATATCCAGAACTGCATGCACAATTTAATAAACAGATTCATTTTTCAGATTATAGCTCAGATGAATTAGTTCATATTTTTGAAGGGATGTGTCATCATGCTGGGTATAGAGTGAGTGTTGATTGTACGACCTACGTTAGACACTATTTTGAAAAACGTTGTTTAGAGCGAGATATCAATTTTAAGAATGGAAGAGAGGTAAGGGACTTCTTCGAAAAGGCGATGATGAATCAAGCTAATAGACTTTCGATGACTCAAAACATTACTGATCAAAACTTGATTGAATTAACAGTAGAAGATGTTGAACAGACTGTATTGGATTTAGGTCAACAATTAGGACATAAAAAAGTTAAGTTTTTAAGTGGTCTATCACGCAAGCTAATGACACTCTTCAGGCGTTAA
- a CDS encoding AAA family ATPase: MFLKYIKLKDFRQYIGTQEIQLSSSTLSEDDKNVTIILGQNTAGKTTLLQAFKWCFYGKTDFKKDNLLNSDKAFKMKPGDTEEVRVEIGLIHSEIEYVIYRKQTYYITSTGKLAKEASEVEVTFKDKDGQTVNVKQPQIRDNINEILPEDLSNYFFFDTERIGSISAKSDVSAAVKGLLGLTVLDNTMRHLNKGEKISVIGQFRSEYDAEGNEAIDAIREELYKKSDERDKLEEEIKQYKLERVRNLQIKDDLHDKLSNLKSVAEDQIKKNSLEIKLDKAEKKYQDKQNQFKAKYSKSILSIVASSLIKDVNKLLHDTKVDDKGVIDVTSRTINEILKRKKCICGTEFCKGDEHYLALVHEKSFVPPESLGTTINKFKLEMKNWKDNAKSSSSELDLLIENINELSESIGEYESEIQFLAKKIHGKEDATKYQEQMDEVQAIIANYEHKIEESNQELGILINEIENLKKQQDSLIEVKGKNLKLATYIAYAEEIYNIINKTYSKKEIGIREALEKRVNEIFTRMYHGERYLTIDEKYRVTLYNSGGTVSTEASTGLETVKNFAFITGLVALAKEKLKNTDSDNGLELESEAYPLVMDAPFSNADETHVKNIAKLVPEVAEQVLIFVMEKDWQHAKTVMGHRVNKKYYLDKQSETTTYIKECE; the protein is encoded by the coding sequence ATGTTTCTAAAATATATTAAATTAAAGGATTTTAGGCAGTACATTGGGACACAAGAGATTCAGTTATCATCATCGACTTTATCGGAGGATGATAAAAATGTTACTATTATTTTAGGACAAAATACAGCAGGGAAAACAACTTTATTACAAGCATTTAAATGGTGTTTTTATGGTAAAACTGATTTCAAAAAAGATAATTTATTAAATAGTGATAAAGCTTTTAAGATGAAGCCTGGAGATACAGAAGAGGTTAGAGTTGAAATTGGGTTGATTCATAGTGAAATAGAGTATGTCATTTATAGAAAACAAACTTATTATATAACTTCTACTGGTAAATTAGCTAAGGAAGCATCGGAAGTTGAGGTGACCTTTAAAGATAAAGATGGTCAAACAGTTAATGTAAAACAACCGCAAATAAGAGATAATATTAATGAAATTTTACCAGAAGATTTGTCTAATTACTTCTTTTTTGATACAGAAAGAATTGGTAGTATCAGTGCGAAAAGTGATGTGTCTGCCGCTGTTAAAGGGTTACTAGGACTAACTGTATTAGATAACACAATGAGACATTTAAATAAAGGAGAGAAGATCTCCGTAATTGGGCAATTTAGATCTGAATATGATGCCGAAGGAAATGAGGCAATTGACGCAATAAGAGAAGAACTATATAAAAAGAGTGATGAGAGAGACAAGTTAGAAGAGGAAATAAAACAATATAAATTGGAAAGAGTTCGTAATTTACAAATTAAAGATGATTTACATGATAAGCTGAGTAATCTTAAGTCTGTAGCAGAAGATCAAATTAAAAAGAATAGCTTAGAAATAAAGCTTGATAAAGCGGAAAAAAAATATCAAGATAAACAAAATCAATTTAAAGCGAAGTACAGTAAATCAATCCTTAGTATTGTAGCATCTTCTTTAATTAAAGATGTAAATAAGTTATTACATGATACAAAGGTAGATGACAAGGGAGTTATTGATGTTACTTCAAGAACAATCAATGAAATCCTTAAACGTAAGAAATGTATTTGTGGAACGGAATTTTGTAAGGGAGATGAACACTATTTAGCGTTAGTTCATGAAAAGTCGTTTGTTCCACCGGAATCTTTAGGGACGACTATTAATAAGTTCAAGTTAGAGATGAAGAATTGGAAAGATAATGCTAAATCTTCATCTTCAGAATTAGATTTGTTAATTGAAAATATTAACGAGTTATCAGAATCTATTGGAGAATATGAATCAGAAATTCAATTTTTAGCTAAGAAGATACATGGTAAAGAGGATGCTACAAAGTATCAGGAGCAAATGGATGAAGTTCAGGCTATTATCGCTAATTATGAACACAAAATAGAAGAATCAAATCAAGAATTAGGAATTTTGATTAATGAGATAGAAAACTTGAAAAAACAACAGGATTCTTTAATAGAAGTTAAAGGCAAAAATTTAAAGCTTGCTACATATATTGCTTACGCAGAAGAAATATATAATATAATTAACAAAACATATTCTAAGAAAGAAATAGGGATTCGTGAGGCATTAGAGAAAAGAGTAAATGAAATATTTACTCGTATGTATCATGGTGAAAGATACTTAACCATTGATGAAAAATACCGAGTAACTTTGTATAATTCAGGGGGAACTGTATCAACTGAGGCCTCAACAGGATTAGAGACTGTTAAAAACTTTGCTTTTATAACAGGATTGGTCGCATTGGCTAAAGAAAAGCTGAAAAATACTGATTCAGATAATGGGTTGGAACTAGAATCTGAAGCTTATCCACTTGTTATGGATGCGCCCTTTTCAAATGCAGATGAAACGCATGTAAAGAATATTGCTAAATTAGTTCCTGAAGTTGCGGAGCAAGTATTAATTTTTGTGATGGAAAAGGACTGGCAACATGCCAAAACAGTTATGGGACATAGAGTTAATAAAAAATATTACTTAGATAAGCAATCAGAAACCACAACATATATTAAGGAGTGCGAATAA